A window of the Agrococcus jejuensis genome harbors these coding sequences:
- a CDS encoding ABC transporter ATP-binding protein — MIEPAAEPVDATPVDAHAAPASAPEPADERPPLLRVRDLQVTFRTMAGTVDAVQHVSFDVEHGETVAIVGESGSGKSTTAMAIIRLLASNATIASGSIQLDGRELVGLSESRMRDLRGNEIGMVPQDPMSNLNPVSKIGTQVAETLLVHKKATKRDVGTKVVEALSAAGLPDGEARAKQYPHEFSGGMRQRALIAIGLACAPRLLIADEPTSALDVTVQRTILDQIDTLTRELGTSVLLITHDLGLAAERASKVVVMHRGRVVEAGPAAEILSNPQHEYTKALVAAAPSVAAARAEVIEHGQDDAQAAADNIVEVSGLTKVYPVRGGDDFTAAKDVSFVIPRGQTVAIVGESGSGKTTTARMLLKAVEPTSGSMLFEGQEIADLKGAELRSFRQRVQPVFQDPYSSLNPSFTIGRIIGEPLEAYKRGSRAERRARVHELMDQVSLPQSMLRRYPGELSGGQRQRVAIARALALKPDLVVCDEPVSALDVLVQSQILHLLGELQRELGLSYLFISHDLAVVRLISDHVAVMQRGEIVEQAPSEELFQNPRHPYTRQLLASIPGAELGAA, encoded by the coding sequence ATGATCGAGCCCGCTGCCGAGCCCGTCGACGCCACCCCTGTCGACGCGCACGCCGCTCCCGCATCCGCCCCCGAGCCCGCAGACGAGCGCCCGCCGCTGCTGCGCGTGCGCGACCTGCAGGTGACGTTCCGCACCATGGCGGGCACGGTCGATGCCGTGCAGCACGTGTCGTTCGACGTCGAGCACGGCGAGACCGTGGCGATCGTGGGCGAGTCGGGCTCGGGCAAGTCGACGACGGCGATGGCGATCATCCGCCTGCTCGCGTCGAACGCGACGATCGCGTCGGGCAGCATCCAGCTCGACGGCCGCGAGCTCGTGGGGCTCTCGGAGTCGAGGATGCGCGACCTGCGCGGCAACGAGATCGGCATGGTGCCGCAGGACCCCATGTCGAACCTCAACCCGGTCTCGAAGATCGGCACCCAGGTCGCCGAGACCCTGCTGGTGCACAAGAAGGCCACGAAGCGCGACGTCGGCACCAAGGTCGTCGAGGCGCTCTCGGCCGCGGGTCTGCCCGACGGCGAGGCACGAGCCAAGCAGTACCCGCACGAGTTCTCGGGCGGCATGCGCCAGCGCGCGCTCATCGCCATCGGCCTCGCGTGCGCGCCGCGCCTGCTCATCGCCGACGAGCCGACGAGCGCCCTCGACGTCACGGTGCAGCGCACGATCCTCGACCAGATCGACACGCTCACCCGCGAGCTCGGCACGTCGGTGCTGCTCATCACGCACGACCTCGGCCTCGCCGCCGAGCGCGCGTCGAAGGTCGTCGTCATGCACCGCGGCCGCGTCGTCGAGGCCGGCCCTGCCGCCGAGATCCTCTCGAACCCGCAGCACGAGTACACGAAGGCGCTCGTCGCCGCTGCGCCCTCGGTCGCCGCGGCCCGCGCCGAGGTCATCGAGCACGGCCAGGACGACGCCCAGGCCGCCGCCGACAACATCGTCGAGGTCTCGGGTCTCACGAAGGTCTACCCCGTGCGCGGCGGCGACGACTTCACCGCCGCGAAGGACGTGTCGTTCGTCATCCCGCGCGGCCAGACGGTCGCGATCGTCGGCGAGTCCGGCTCGGGCAAGACCACGACGGCGCGGATGCTGCTGAAGGCGGTCGAGCCGACGTCGGGCTCCATGCTGTTCGAGGGGCAGGAGATCGCCGACCTCAAGGGCGCCGAGCTGCGGTCGTTCCGTCAGCGCGTGCAGCCGGTCTTCCAGGACCCGTACTCGTCGCTCAACCCGTCGTTCACGATCGGCCGCATCATCGGCGAGCCGCTCGAGGCGTACAAGCGCGGCTCGCGCGCCGAGCGTCGCGCCCGCGTGCACGAGCTCATGGACCAGGTGTCGCTGCCGCAGTCGATGCTGCGCCGCTACCCCGGCGAGCTCTCGGGCGGCCAGCGCCAGCGCGTCGCGATCGCCCGCGCCCTCGCGCTGAAGCCCGACCTCGTCGTGTGCGACGAGCCCGTGTCGGCGCTCGACGTGCTCGTGCAGTCGCAGATCCTGCACCTGCTCGGCGAGCTGCAGCGCGAGCTGGGGCTGTCGTACCTCTTCATCTCCCACGACCTCGCCGTCGTGCGCCTCATCAGCGACCACGTCGCCGTGATGCAGCGGGGCGAGATCGTCGAGCAGGCGCCGAGCGAGGAGCTCTTCCAGAACCCGCGGCACCCGTACACGCGGCAGCTGCTGGCATCCATCCCGGGT
- a CDS encoding MarR family winged helix-turn-helix transcriptional regulator yields the protein MPDAAPDMRDWPTGRLLAMAARLVEHEWHDTLQGAGITHAGLVVLDLLGDGPLAQAELARRARVEVQTISRTVDRLEREGHVERTLDPADRRSRLVARTAAGEAAWAQARSLEARAIPAVDDADALRAQLLQIVQALSARRWS from the coding sequence GTGCCCGATGCTGCCCCCGACATGCGCGACTGGCCCACGGGCCGACTGCTGGCGATGGCCGCGCGCCTCGTGGAGCACGAGTGGCACGACACGCTGCAGGGCGCGGGCATCACGCACGCGGGCCTCGTCGTGCTCGACCTGCTCGGCGACGGGCCGCTCGCGCAGGCCGAGCTCGCCAGGCGGGCGCGCGTCGAGGTGCAGACCATCTCGCGCACCGTCGACCGGCTCGAGCGCGAGGGGCACGTCGAGCGCACCCTCGACCCCGCCGATCGGCGCTCGCGCCTCGTGGCGCGCACGGCTGCGGGGGAGGCGGCGTGGGCGCAGGCGCGGTCGCTCGAGGCGCGCGCGATCCCGGCCGTCGACGACGCGGATGCGCTGCGGGCGCAGCTGCTGCAGATCGTGCAGGCCCTCAGCGCCAGGCGCTGGTCGTAG
- a CDS encoding isochorismatase family protein, whose translation MARALLIVDVQNDFTEGGALGCEGGAAVAAAITDHVRASAYDLVVASRDWHHGDDDNGGHFATGEPDFVDTWPVHCVAGTPGAAYHPALDRSLVDVHVYKGQGEPAYSAFEGETEDGATLASILDARGIDELVVVGIATDYCVKASALDGLPVVPTVTVLDALTAAVAPGTRAAALTELADAGVAVR comes from the coding sequence ATGGCCCGTGCGCTCCTCATCGTCGACGTCCAGAACGACTTCACCGAGGGCGGAGCCCTCGGCTGCGAGGGCGGCGCGGCCGTCGCGGCCGCCATCACCGACCACGTGCGCGCGAGCGCCTACGACCTCGTCGTCGCGAGCCGCGACTGGCACCACGGCGACGACGACAACGGCGGCCACTTCGCGACCGGCGAGCCCGACTTCGTCGACACGTGGCCCGTGCACTGCGTCGCAGGCACGCCCGGCGCCGCGTACCACCCGGCGCTCGACCGGTCGCTCGTCGACGTGCACGTCTACAAGGGCCAGGGCGAGCCCGCCTACTCGGCGTTCGAGGGCGAGACCGAGGATGGCGCGACGCTCGCGAGCATCCTCGACGCGCGCGGCATCGACGAGCTCGTCGTCGTCGGCATCGCGACCGACTACTGCGTGAAGGCGTCGGCGCTCGACGGCCTGCCCGTCGTGCCGACCGTCACCGTGCTCGACGCCCTCACCGCCGCCGTCGCCCCCGGCACGCGCGCCGCGGCCCTCACCGAGCTCGCCGACGCGGGCGTCGCGGTCCGGTGA
- a CDS encoding MMPL family transporter, with protein MTAPTRAEPQRSATPRVPRWLRAVIPAVLIVGWIAALGVGGPTFGRLDEVVENDQAAFLPQSADATAVQEALPGFLGDDRIPAIVVLEGDGALTDDQLADAQTLAEAVAAVDGVVEASPAIPSDDGEAVQIVAIVDSSESEAVDVAVDAIRDLVADAPDGLTGAVTGPAGFAADIAEAFSGIDGILLLVALAAVLVILVIVYRSPLLPILVLLTSVAALCLAILVVFSLAKAGILQLSGQTQGILFILVVGAATDYALLYTARYREALAQHARRWDATLAAWKGSFEPILASGGTVIAGLLCLLLSDLQSNRQLGPVAAIGIAMALLAGLTMLPALLYAVGRVAFWPVAPRHHGAHEHAPTHAKAEKVGLWGRVAALVGRRPRPVWIVTAIVLAAGAVGMTQLQPNGVPSSEFVVGESQARDGQAVLSDHFPGGSGAPTYVLAAEGDLEAVADVAVGVDGVDAVAATSEDAPGGTVPVDDAAPVPGMPTGEPQVVDGRVLLQLTLDAAPDSDAAQQAVRDLRAALADADLGDALVGGTTATAVDTNDTAIHDRALIIPIVLAVILVILALLLRAIVAPILLILTTVLSFGTALGVGALILHAMGREAMDPSVPLFAFVFLVALGVDYNIFLMTRVREEALRRGHREGVLTGLRVTGSVITSAGVVLAATFAALAVIPVLFLLQIAIIVALGVLIDTVLVRSLLVPALSLEIGRATWWPSRLSRGVPKD; from the coding sequence GTGACCGCGCCCACTCGCGCCGAGCCGCAGCGCTCGGCCACGCCTCGCGTGCCCAGGTGGCTGCGCGCCGTCATCCCCGCCGTGCTCATCGTCGGCTGGATCGCGGCGCTCGGCGTCGGCGGCCCGACCTTCGGGCGCCTCGACGAGGTCGTCGAGAACGATCAGGCGGCGTTCCTGCCGCAGTCGGCGGATGCGACGGCCGTGCAGGAGGCGCTGCCGGGCTTCCTGGGCGACGATCGCATCCCCGCGATCGTCGTGCTCGAGGGCGACGGCGCGCTCACCGACGACCAGCTCGCCGACGCGCAGACGCTCGCCGAGGCGGTGGCCGCGGTCGACGGCGTCGTCGAGGCGTCGCCCGCGATCCCGAGCGACGACGGCGAGGCCGTGCAGATCGTCGCGATCGTCGACTCGAGCGAGTCGGAGGCGGTCGACGTCGCCGTCGACGCCATCCGCGACCTCGTCGCCGACGCGCCCGACGGGCTCACGGGCGCCGTGACCGGCCCCGCGGGCTTCGCCGCCGACATCGCCGAGGCGTTCAGCGGCATCGACGGCATCCTGCTGCTCGTCGCCCTCGCGGCCGTGCTCGTGATCCTCGTGATCGTGTACCGCTCGCCGCTGCTGCCGATCCTCGTGCTGCTCACGTCGGTCGCGGCGCTGTGCCTCGCGATCCTCGTCGTGTTCTCGCTCGCGAAGGCCGGCATCCTGCAGCTCTCGGGGCAGACGCAGGGCATCCTCTTCATCCTCGTCGTCGGCGCCGCGACCGACTACGCGCTGCTCTACACCGCGCGCTACCGCGAGGCGCTCGCGCAGCACGCGAGGCGGTGGGATGCGACGCTCGCGGCGTGGAAGGGCTCGTTCGAGCCGATCCTCGCGTCGGGCGGCACGGTCATCGCGGGCCTGCTGTGCCTGCTGCTGTCGGACCTGCAGTCGAACCGCCAGCTCGGCCCCGTCGCCGCGATCGGCATCGCGATGGCGCTGCTCGCGGGCCTCACGATGCTGCCCGCGCTGCTCTACGCCGTCGGCCGCGTCGCGTTCTGGCCCGTCGCGCCGCGCCACCACGGTGCGCACGAGCACGCGCCGACGCACGCGAAGGCCGAGAAGGTGGGACTGTGGGGCCGCGTCGCCGCGCTCGTCGGGCGCCGCCCGCGCCCCGTGTGGATCGTCACGGCGATCGTGCTCGCCGCCGGCGCCGTCGGCATGACGCAGCTGCAGCCGAACGGCGTGCCGTCGAGCGAGTTCGTCGTGGGGGAGTCGCAGGCGCGCGACGGCCAGGCCGTGCTCTCCGACCACTTCCCCGGCGGGTCGGGCGCGCCGACGTACGTGCTGGCCGCCGAGGGCGACCTCGAGGCCGTCGCCGACGTCGCCGTGGGCGTCGACGGCGTGGACGCCGTGGCAGCGACGAGCGAGGACGCGCCGGGCGGCACCGTGCCCGTCGACGACGCCGCGCCCGTGCCCGGCATGCCGACGGGCGAGCCGCAGGTCGTCGACGGGCGGGTGCTGCTGCAGCTCACGCTCGACGCCGCCCCCGACTCCGACGCCGCGCAGCAGGCGGTGCGCGATCTGCGCGCCGCGCTCGCCGACGCCGACCTCGGCGACGCGCTCGTCGGCGGCACGACCGCGACGGCCGTCGACACGAACGACACGGCCATCCACGACCGCGCGCTCATCATCCCGATCGTGCTCGCCGTGATTCTCGTGATCCTCGCGCTGCTGCTGCGGGCGATCGTCGCGCCGATCCTGCTCATCCTCACGACCGTGCTGTCGTTCGGCACGGCGCTGGGCGTCGGCGCGCTCATCCTGCACGCCATGGGGCGCGAGGCGATGGATCCGTCGGTGCCGCTGTTCGCGTTCGTGTTCCTCGTCGCGCTCGGGGTCGACTACAACATCTTCCTCATGACCCGGGTGCGCGAGGAGGCGCTGCGGCGTGGGCACCGCGAGGGCGTGCTCACGGGCCTGCGGGTCACGGGCAGCGTCATCACCTCCGCAGGTGTCGTGCTGGCGGCGACGTTCGCGGCGCTCGCGGTGATCCCCGTGCTGTTCCTGCTGCAGATCGCGATCATCGTCGCGCTCGGCGTGCTCATCGACACCGTGCTCGTGCGCTCGCTGCTCGTGCCGGCGCTGTCGCTCGAGATCGGGCGGGCGACGTGGTGGCCGTCGCGGCTGTCGCGGGGCGTGCCGAAGGACTGA
- a CDS encoding PucR family transcriptional regulator ligand-binding domain-containing protein, translating to MATRTPTLATVEALVAEPSLALHAVVAGDDRHARPISWIASSDLADPTPFLAPEHVLLTTGRQLVGGDTTAPRYVRALVDAGVLGLGFGTGLHSPDVPPALVDAALAADLPLFEVPYDTSFLAIIRWNAERGAARERWAADAQRAIGAAASRADGAAAVVRTVARELGADVALLDERARTRAASTASVDEALVDEVRAALRTGRRTARTIERDDGGWMLVQSLGGAGRVHGALALAGTEALDAPARSVVTTAAALLDLALASSQGARDRVAAFEGAIVEHALAGGAEQAAVLLARVGEALPAEPIVVAAVDGTAPIDAEAPGPVLAATRDERTLVVAADVHRAAVASAIDATAGWSLPTTWAHAATAVAQASTALDRARRDGTASATFSPGDDGLLGLLGDEAVRAAAAAHLGALLATDDGRASLALARVWFAHDCAWDAAARAAGMHRHSLRDRILALGRALGLDLQGFADRATLWAWLQATAEPG from the coding sequence ATGGCCACCCGCACGCCCACGCTCGCGACCGTCGAGGCGCTCGTCGCCGAGCCGTCGCTCGCGCTGCACGCGGTCGTCGCGGGCGACGACCGGCACGCGCGGCCGATCTCGTGGATCGCGAGCTCCGACCTCGCCGACCCCACGCCGTTCCTCGCGCCCGAGCACGTGCTGCTCACGACCGGCAGGCAGCTCGTCGGCGGCGACACGACGGCGCCGCGCTACGTGCGCGCGCTCGTCGACGCCGGCGTGCTGGGCCTCGGCTTCGGCACGGGCCTGCACTCCCCCGACGTGCCGCCCGCGCTCGTCGACGCCGCCCTCGCGGCCGACCTGCCGCTCTTCGAGGTGCCGTACGACACGTCGTTCCTCGCGATCATCCGCTGGAACGCCGAGCGCGGCGCCGCGCGCGAGCGGTGGGCAGCCGACGCGCAGCGCGCGATCGGTGCGGCCGCGAGCCGCGCGGACGGCGCCGCCGCGGTCGTGCGCACGGTCGCGCGCGAGCTGGGTGCCGACGTCGCGCTGCTCGACGAGCGCGCCCGCACGCGCGCCGCGTCGACGGCGAGCGTCGACGAGGCGCTCGTCGACGAGGTGCGCGCGGCGCTGCGCACCGGCCGCCGCACGGCGCGCACCATCGAGCGCGACGACGGCGGGTGGATGCTCGTGCAGTCGCTCGGCGGCGCGGGCCGCGTGCACGGCGCGCTGGCCCTCGCCGGCACGGAGGCGCTCGACGCCCCCGCACGCTCGGTCGTGACGACGGCAGCGGCGCTGCTCGACCTCGCGCTCGCGTCGTCGCAGGGCGCGCGCGACCGCGTCGCGGCGTTCGAGGGCGCCATCGTGGAGCACGCGCTCGCCGGCGGCGCCGAGCAGGCGGCCGTGCTGCTCGCCCGCGTCGGCGAGGCGCTGCCCGCCGAGCCCATCGTCGTCGCCGCCGTCGACGGCACGGCGCCCATCGACGCGGAAGCGCCGGGCCCGGTCCTCGCCGCCACCCGCGACGAGCGCACGCTCGTCGTCGCCGCCGACGTGCATCGGGCGGCGGTCGCGAGCGCGATCGACGCGACCGCGGGCTGGAGCCTGCCGACCACGTGGGCGCACGCCGCGACCGCCGTCGCCCAGGCGTCGACGGCGCTCGACCGCGCGCGCCGCGACGGCACCGCATCCGCCACCTTCTCCCCCGGCGACGACGGCCTGCTGGGCCTGCTCGGCGACGAGGCCGTGCGCGCCGCCGCCGCGGCGCACCTCGGCGCGCTGCTCGCGACCGACGACGGGCGCGCATCCCTCGCGCTCGCCCGCGTGTGGTTCGCGCACGACTGCGCGTGGGACGCCGCGGCCCGCGCCGCCGGCATGCACCGGCACTCGCTGCGCGACCGCATCCTCGCCCTCGGCCGCGCGCTGGGCCTCGACCTGCAGGGCTTCGCCGACCGCGCGACCCTGTGGGCGTGGCTGCAGGCGACCGCGGAGCCCGGCTGA
- the gabT gene encoding 4-aminobutyrate--2-oxoglutarate transaminase has product MTLHAPAPTTPHGGPSLPQERRLVTAIPGPASQALLARKSDAVARGVGMTMPVFVAAAGGGVIVDVDGNSLIDLGSGIAVTSVGNADPGVVAAASAQLEQFTHTCFTVTGYEGYVEVAEALNRLTPGDFAKRTALFNSGAEAVENAVKIARSATRRSTIVAFDHAYHGRTSLTMALTAKSMPYKRGFGPFGAEVHRAPMSYPFRDGLSGAEAARIAIERIERQVETDEIAAVIIEPIQGEGGFVVPADGFLPALGDWARSHGIVVIADEVQTGFARTGAMFASEHFGFEPDLVVTAKGLAGGLPLSAVTGRAEIMDAAHAGGLGGTYGGNPVACAAALAAIAAFEDGLVDRAREIEAIALERLLAAQAGDARIGDVRGRGAMLAIELVDPATGRPDADLTKRVAAAVHAQGVVLLTCGTDGNVVRLLPPLAIGDDLLREALDILCAAIADA; this is encoded by the coding sequence ATGACGCTGCACGCCCCCGCCCCCACGACCCCGCACGGCGGCCCGTCGCTGCCGCAGGAGCGTCGCCTCGTCACCGCCATCCCCGGCCCCGCATCCCAGGCGCTCCTGGCTCGCAAGTCCGACGCCGTCGCGCGCGGCGTCGGCATGACGATGCCGGTCTTCGTCGCCGCGGCCGGCGGCGGCGTCATCGTGGACGTCGACGGCAACTCGCTCATCGACCTCGGCTCGGGCATCGCCGTCACCTCCGTCGGCAACGCCGACCCCGGCGTCGTCGCCGCCGCATCCGCGCAGCTCGAGCAGTTCACGCACACGTGCTTCACCGTCACGGGCTACGAGGGCTACGTCGAGGTCGCCGAGGCGCTCAACCGCCTCACGCCCGGCGACTTCGCCAAGCGCACCGCCTTGTTCAACTCGGGCGCCGAGGCCGTCGAGAACGCCGTGAAGATCGCCCGCTCGGCCACGCGCCGCTCGACGATCGTCGCCTTCGACCACGCCTACCACGGCCGCACGAGCCTCACGATGGCCCTCACCGCCAAGTCGATGCCGTACAAGCGCGGCTTCGGCCCGTTCGGCGCCGAGGTGCACCGCGCCCCCATGTCGTACCCGTTCCGCGACGGCCTCTCGGGCGCCGAGGCGGCCCGCATCGCCATCGAGCGCATCGAGCGCCAGGTCGAGACCGACGAGATCGCCGCCGTCATCATCGAGCCCATCCAGGGCGAGGGCGGCTTCGTCGTGCCCGCCGACGGCTTCCTGCCCGCGCTCGGCGACTGGGCGCGCAGCCACGGCATCGTCGTGATCGCCGACGAGGTGCAGACGGGCTTCGCCCGCACCGGCGCGATGTTCGCCTCCGAGCACTTCGGCTTCGAGCCCGACCTCGTCGTGACCGCCAAGGGCCTCGCCGGCGGCCTGCCGCTCTCGGCCGTCACGGGTCGCGCCGAGATCATGGATGCGGCGCACGCCGGCGGGCTGGGCGGCACGTACGGCGGCAACCCCGTCGCCTGCGCCGCAGCGCTCGCGGCCATCGCCGCCTTCGAGGACGGCCTCGTCGACCGCGCCCGCGAGATCGAGGCCATCGCCCTCGAGCGCCTCCTCGCGGCGCAGGCCGGCGACGCCCGCATCGGCGACGTGCGCGGCCGCGGCGCCATGCTCGCCATCGAGCTCGTCGACCCCGCCACCGGTCGCCCCGACGCCGACCTCACGAAGCGCGTCGCCGCCGCCGTGCACGCGCAGGGCGTCGTGCTGCTCACGTGCGGCACCGACGGGAACGTCGTGCGCCTCCTCCCGCCGCTCGCCATCGGCGACGACCTGCTGCGCGAGGCGCTCGACATCCTGTGCGCGGCCATCGCCGACGCCTGA
- a CDS encoding NAD-dependent succinate-semialdehyde dehydrogenase produces MTHHDETALLEGVHGALYIDGEWVAGEDGTIDVTDPSTGEVIKTIANGSVADGVRALDAAVAAQDDWARTPARVRGEILRKAWELLQERKEDFALLMTLEMGKPLAEARGEVAYGGEFLRWFSEEAVRIGGRYAQNPEGTGQMIVTHRPVGPCYLITPWNFPLAMATRKIAPAIAAGCTAVVKPATLTPLTTLAFAQLLEDAGLPKGVINVVTTKSTGALTDRIMSDDRLRKVSFTGSTPVGVGLLKQAADNVLKASMELGGNAPFVVFEDADLDKAVEGAMLAKFRNIGQACTAANRFIVHESVADEFSARITEKVKAMKVGRGTEDGVQIGPLVEQKAVTNAVRLVDEAVAAGAVVTTGGKAIEGAGSFFEPTVIDRVSADMSVSVEEIFGPVVGIQRFSTEAEAVSLANATEYGLVGYVFTQDAARGQRMIDLIDTGMMGLNVGVVSNAAGPFGGVKQSGLGREGGAEGIYEYLETKYTLMPNPYA; encoded by the coding sequence ATGACGCACCACGACGAGACCGCGCTGCTCGAGGGCGTGCACGGCGCGCTGTACATCGATGGCGAGTGGGTCGCCGGCGAGGACGGCACGATCGACGTGACCGACCCGTCCACCGGCGAGGTCATCAAGACGATCGCGAACGGCTCGGTCGCCGACGGCGTGCGCGCCCTCGACGCCGCCGTCGCCGCGCAGGACGACTGGGCCCGCACGCCCGCACGCGTGCGCGGCGAGATCCTGCGCAAGGCATGGGAGCTGCTGCAGGAGCGCAAGGAGGACTTCGCGCTGCTCATGACCCTCGAGATGGGCAAGCCGCTCGCCGAGGCGCGCGGCGAGGTCGCCTACGGCGGCGAGTTCCTGCGCTGGTTCTCGGAGGAGGCCGTGCGCATCGGCGGCCGCTACGCGCAGAACCCCGAGGGCACCGGCCAGATGATCGTGACGCACCGCCCCGTGGGCCCGTGCTACCTCATCACCCCGTGGAACTTCCCGCTCGCGATGGCGACGCGCAAGATCGCCCCCGCGATCGCCGCCGGCTGCACCGCGGTCGTGAAGCCCGCGACGCTCACGCCGCTCACGACGCTCGCGTTCGCGCAGCTGCTCGAGGACGCCGGCCTGCCCAAGGGCGTCATCAACGTCGTCACCACGAAGTCGACGGGCGCGCTCACCGACCGCATCATGAGCGACGACCGCCTGCGCAAGGTGTCGTTCACGGGCTCGACGCCCGTCGGCGTCGGCCTGCTGAAGCAGGCGGCCGACAACGTGCTCAAGGCATCCATGGAGCTCGGCGGCAACGCCCCGTTCGTCGTGTTCGAGGATGCGGACCTCGACAAGGCGGTCGAGGGCGCGATGCTCGCGAAGTTCCGCAACATCGGCCAGGCGTGCACGGCGGCGAACCGGTTCATCGTGCACGAGTCGGTCGCCGACGAGTTCTCGGCCCGCATCACCGAGAAGGTCAAGGCCATGAAGGTCGGCCGCGGCACGGAGGACGGCGTGCAGATCGGCCCGCTCGTCGAGCAGAAGGCCGTCACGAACGCCGTGCGCCTCGTCGACGAGGCCGTCGCCGCCGGCGCCGTCGTCACGACGGGCGGCAAGGCGATCGAGGGCGCGGGCTCGTTCTTCGAGCCGACGGTCATCGACCGCGTCTCTGCCGACATGTCGGTGTCGGTCGAGGAGATCTTCGGACCCGTCGTCGGCATCCAGCGCTTCTCGACCGAGGCGGAGGCGGTGTCGCTCGCGAACGCGACCGAGTACGGCCTCGTCGGCTACGTCTTCACGCAGGATGCGGCGCGCGGCCAGCGCATGATCGACCTCATCGATACGGGCATGATGGGCCTCAACGTGGGCGTCGTGTCGAACGCGGCCGGCCCGTTCGGCGGCGTGAAGCAGTCGGGCCTGGGCCGCGAGGGCGGCGCCGAGGGCATCTACGAGTACCTCGAGACGAAGTACACGCTCATGCCCAACCCCTACGCCTGA